One segment of Sporanaerobacter acetigenes DSM 13106 DNA contains the following:
- the zapA gene encoding cell division protein ZapA: MTEKKKVNVNINGRNFTVVGSEPEQYVKGIAAFVDEKIKNVVSNNDRLNDSMAAILAAFNIADEYYRTYVELEELKKEVKEPLEQYEKSSEGLNVANKKIEELEKECSIYKDELLESKRAHESTDKLIKKYEQALDLKEEELKENQRTIKELQDKLFQSQIVLVETKKELEELKREFDSDKKVFDGEEG; the protein is encoded by the coding sequence ATGACAGAAAAGAAAAAAGTAAATGTAAATATAAATGGTCGTAACTTTACGGTTGTAGGTAGTGAGCCGGAGCAATATGTTAAAGGTATTGCTGCTTTTGTAGATGAAAAGATAAAAAATGTAGTTTCCAACAATGACAGATTGAACGATTCTATGGCGGCTATTCTTGCAGCGTTTAATATAGCAGATGAATATTATAGAACCTATGTTGAACTAGAAGAGCTAAAAAAAGAAGTAAAAGAACCCCTAGAGCAATATGAAAAATCTTCAGAGGGCTTAAATGTGGCAAATAAAAAAATTGAGGAACTAGAAAAAGAATGTAGCATATATAAAGATGAGTTGTTGGAATCAAAAAGAGCTCATGAAAGTACAGATAAATTGATAAAAAAATATGAGCAGGCATTAGATCTTAAGGAAGAAGAACTAAAAGAAAATCAGAGAACTATAAAAGAATTGCAAGATAAATTGTTTCAAAGTCAAATTGTATTGGTTGAAACCAAAAAAGAATTAGAAGAGCTTAAGAGGGAATTTGACAGTGATAAAAAAGTTTTCGATGGGGAGGAAGGTTAA
- a CDS encoding DUF3656 domain-containing U32 family peptidase encodes MVKNNSYVELLSPVGNIEALYAAVQNGADAVYLGGKLFNARQYASNFGMEDLKTAVEYAHLRGVRVYVTVNILFSDKEIEEAVDYIKYLYEIDVDGLIVQDLGLSYLIKNVFPQFELHGSTQMTINNLQGVLFLEQMGFKRVVLARELSINEIKYIKERSNIELEGFIHGALCVCYSGQCLMSSIIGGRSGNRGTCAQPCRMPYTLVDIENERTVFEKLEGKYILSPKDLNTIEDIDKIVDSGLKSLKIEGRMKKPEYVALVVSKYRKALDRGIDEITKEDKKELLEIFNRGFTGGYILENFGREFISLDRPNNRGVYLGKVVKVDPKYIYINLEDDLNIGDGIEFTKGKNEYVGIMSNISGEKGSTIKIDNLKGIKNNSLVYKTSNRELLEKTRETFEENQNIKYPISMDVYIYINKKAVLIIKDENYTISVESEELVEKAQRVSLIEERVRNQLEKLSDEPYYIDNLNIYLEEGSFLPISSLNKLRRQGIDLLNEKRKNFNHRAKIDESILEERVQEFFRFKNESRDDLNKKLSVKVSKIEQFEKLDLNKLDRIYLGFDDDLENCLNEIKKRGKEAYIYTDKILNEDELKKLNGKLEQIYKEVDGVSVSNLGTLNLVKNNFELNIHGDIGLNVYNSITARALNENRVNSITLSPELTLQQIKEICKKGENIYETIGYGYLPLMVTKHCPISLAKGCQNNKNCKYCKYRTGYGLKDRLGKVFPIVRNESITTIYNSVPLMVIEELNNIYDSGVNMIRIDYTFEEDDIYSIQEAFYEYIHGNLNERDLEMFLDFHRKNTGLTRGHYFRGVL; translated from the coding sequence GTGGTAAAAAATAATAGTTATGTGGAATTGTTATCTCCTGTAGGTAATATTGAAGCATTGTATGCCGCTGTTCAAAATGGCGCAGATGCAGTTTATTTAGGAGGAAAACTTTTTAATGCAAGACAGTATGCATCTAATTTTGGCATGGAAGATTTGAAAACAGCAGTTGAATATGCACATTTAAGGGGAGTAAGAGTTTATGTTACTGTAAATATTTTGTTTAGCGACAAAGAAATAGAAGAAGCAGTAGATTATATAAAATACCTATATGAAATAGATGTGGATGGGCTTATAGTCCAAGACCTTGGACTTAGTTATTTAATAAAAAATGTTTTTCCACAATTTGAGCTTCATGGTAGTACTCAAATGACTATTAACAATTTGCAGGGAGTACTGTTTTTAGAGCAAATGGGATTTAAGAGAGTTGTATTAGCTAGAGAATTGTCTATAAATGAAATTAAATATATAAAAGAAAGAAGCAATATAGAACTAGAAGGATTTATACATGGAGCTCTATGTGTTTGTTATTCTGGTCAATGCCTTATGAGCAGTATTATTGGGGGAAGAAGTGGAAATAGAGGTACTTGTGCTCAACCTTGTAGAATGCCATATACCCTTGTTGATATAGAAAATGAAAGGACTGTATTTGAGAAGTTAGAGGGAAAATATATTCTAAGTCCTAAGGATTTAAATACTATTGAAGATATAGACAAGATAGTAGATAGTGGTTTAAAATCCCTAAAAATTGAAGGAAGAATGAAAAAACCAGAATATGTTGCTCTAGTTGTTAGCAAATACAGAAAGGCATTAGATAGGGGAATAGATGAAATAACAAAAGAAGATAAAAAAGAATTATTGGAAATATTTAATAGAGGGTTTACTGGTGGATATATATTAGAAAATTTCGGAAGAGAATTTATTTCTTTAGACAGACCTAACAATAGAGGAGTTTATCTTGGAAAAGTTGTAAAAGTAGACCCCAAGTATATATATATAAATTTAGAAGACGATTTAAATATAGGAGATGGAATTGAATTTACAAAGGGTAAGAACGAATATGTAGGAATTATGTCAAATATATCAGGGGAAAAAGGCTCTACTATAAAAATTGACAATCTAAAAGGTATAAAAAATAACTCTTTAGTATATAAAACATCTAATAGAGAATTGTTAGAAAAAACAAGGGAGACTTTTGAGGAGAATCAAAATATAAAATACCCTATAAGTATGGATGTTTATATATATATAAATAAAAAGGCAGTTTTAATTATAAAAGATGAAAATTATACTATCAGTGTTGAAAGTGAAGAGCTAGTAGAAAAGGCGCAAAGGGTCTCTTTGATAGAAGAAAGAGTTCGAAATCAGTTAGAAAAACTGTCAGATGAACCTTATTATATTGATAATTTAAATATTTATCTTGAAGAAGGTTCTTTTTTACCTATAAGTAGCTTAAATAAATTGAGAAGACAGGGAATAGATTTATTAAATGAAAAAAGAAAAAATTTCAATCATAGAGCTAAAATAGATGAAAGCATACTGGAAGAAAGGGTGCAAGAATTTTTTAGATTTAAAAATGAAAGTAGAGATGATTTAAATAAAAAGTTGTCTGTTAAAGTGTCTAAAATAGAGCAGTTTGAAAAGCTTGATTTAAACAAATTGGATAGAATTTATTTGGGATTTGACGATGATTTGGAGAATTGTTTAAATGAAATAAAAAAGAGAGGAAAGGAAGCTTATATTTATACAGATAAAATCCTTAATGAAGACGAATTAAAAAAATTAAATGGCAAGTTAGAACAAATATATAAAGAAGTAGATGGCGTGTCTGTGTCTAATTTAGGGACTCTAAATCTTGTCAAAAATAATTTTGAATTAAATATTCATGGGGATATAGGATTAAATGTATACAATAGTATTACTGCTAGAGCATTAAACGAAAATAGAGTAAATAGTATCACGTTGTCTCCTGAACTTACTTTACAGCAAATAAAGGAAATTTGTAAAAAAGGTGAAAACATATATGAAACAATTGGTTATGGATATTTACCTCTAATGGTTACGAAACATTGTCCTATATCTTTAGCTAAAGGTTGCCAAAACAATAAAAACTGTAAATATTGTAAATATAGAACTGGATATGGACTAAAGGATAGATTAGGTAAAGTTTTTCCCATTGTTAGAAATGAAAGTATAACCACTATTTACAACAGTGTTCCTCTCATGGTTATAGAAGAATTAAATAACATATATGATAGTGGAGTAAATATGATAAGAATAGACTATACGTTTGAAGAAGATGATATTTATTCTATACAGGAAGCTTTTTATGAATATATACATGGAAATTTGAATGAAAGAGATTTAGAGATGTTTTTAGATTTTCATAGGAAAAATACAGGTTTGACTAGAGGACATTATTTTAGAGGAGTTTTATGA